A genomic region of Candidatus Pseudomonas phytovorans contains the following coding sequences:
- a CDS encoding murein L,D-transpeptidase catalytic domain family protein, with protein MSMFKPLRGAFRLSVASIGLLFLSTWQIACAQPLPSAAELQQLAPSASLSTLALALTAYACASHSDPDKLLTVIDYSKASRDKRLWVFDLRSRKLLFEEWVAHGKNSGADVPTAFSNAPNSYQSSIGLYETGQTYSGKHGRSLRLQGLEPGFNDNSMSRAIVMHAAAYADPKVVPGLGRLGRSQGCPAVRPAIAGKLIETLQRGSYVFAYYPQQDWLKKSRFLNAQSCPLVNQSVASK; from the coding sequence ATGTCGATGTTCAAACCATTGCGGGGCGCTTTCCGGCTCTCCGTGGCCAGTATTGGCCTGCTGTTCCTTAGCACCTGGCAAATCGCCTGCGCGCAACCGCTGCCTAGCGCCGCCGAGCTGCAGCAGTTGGCGCCGAGCGCCAGCCTTTCGACCCTCGCCCTGGCGCTCACTGCCTACGCGTGCGCCAGTCACAGTGACCCGGACAAGTTGCTGACGGTGATCGATTATTCCAAGGCCTCGCGTGACAAACGTTTGTGGGTGTTCGACCTACGTTCCAGGAAACTGTTGTTCGAAGAGTGGGTCGCCCATGGCAAGAACAGCGGCGCCGATGTGCCGACCGCGTTCTCCAACGCCCCGAACAGCTATCAATCTTCCATTGGCTTGTATGAAACCGGTCAGACTTACAGCGGCAAGCACGGGCGCTCGCTGCGCCTGCAGGGGCTGGAGCCGGGGTTCAACGACAACAGCATGTCGCGGGCGATCGTGATGCATGCCGCGGCATATGCCGACCCCAAGGTCGTGCCCGGTCTCGGTCGCTTGGGGCGCAGCCAGGGCTGCCCTGCCGTTCGGCCGGCAATTGCCGGCAAGCTGATCGAGACGCTACAACGCGGCAGCTACGTGTTTGCCTATTACCCGCAGCAAGACTGGCTGAAGAAATCGCGGTTCCTTAACGCCCAGAGTTGCCCGCTGGTCAATCAATCGGTCGCCAGCAAGTAA
- a CDS encoding sigma-70 family RNA polymerase sigma factor gives MNSPVVPFDFEGCLAACAQGDRHALQALYEHEGARLLGVARRIARDQASAEDIVHDAFVRIWTRAASFDPSRGSGRGWVYSITRHLALNFVRDSRWEAELDEPGMIAAVTLAPELDDLQLWSGSAKIYRCLEQLQPAPRRCILHAYVDGCSNAEIATLLGAPLGTVKAWIKRSLKALRECMT, from the coding sequence TTGAATTCGCCTGTTGTTCCATTTGATTTCGAGGGCTGTCTTGCAGCGTGTGCTCAAGGGGACCGCCACGCCTTGCAGGCGCTCTATGAACATGAGGGGGCACGTTTGCTGGGCGTCGCCCGGCGCATCGCGCGCGACCAGGCGAGCGCAGAAGATATCGTTCACGATGCCTTTGTCCGTATCTGGACACGTGCCGCCAGCTTTGACCCATCGCGCGGTTCTGGCCGGGGCTGGGTCTACAGCATCACCCGTCACCTGGCGCTGAACTTTGTGCGTGACAGCCGCTGGGAAGCCGAGCTGGATGAGCCTGGCATGATCGCGGCTGTAACACTCGCTCCGGAGTTGGACGACCTGCAGCTGTGGTCGGGCTCGGCGAAAATCTATCGCTGCCTTGAGCAACTGCAACCCGCTCCCCGGCGCTGCATCCTGCATGCGTATGTGGACGGTTGCAGCAATGCCGAAATCGCAACCCTGCTGGGTGCGCCGTTGGGCACCGTGAAGGCATGGATCAAGCGAAGCCTGAAGGCCCTGCGGGAGTGCATGACATGA
- a CDS encoding TonB-dependent siderophore receptor, whose protein sequence is MAATASPVWAATDSRLQHYEIAPAPLGVALNQLGQQAHLLLTFPNDLVAGQTSPGLSGDYTVEGALEALLAGRQLIAVRQPDGQYILQGAPASTGVELQSISISGKAPGSTTEGTGLYTTYSSSSSTRLNLTPKETPQSLTVMTRQRLDDQRLTNLSDTLDATPGIIVLRDGQGAESDGYFSRGFEVQNFEIDGVPTVKRMDNYTQSMAMYDRVEVVRGATGLISGLGSPSATINLIRKRPTAEAQASVTAEAGNWDRYGTGFDVSGPLTETGNVRGRLVADFKTERSWIDRYKQDSQLIYGITEFDLSEDTLLTMGFSYQRTDVDSPMRSGLPTRFTDGSRTQLKRSLNSAQTWSYNDHEQTSFFTSIEQQFANGWSGKVELTHSENTFDEVFNYVNGGLNPDGSGTTQLPVRFSGTPRQNNIDAYLTGPFGLLGREHELIAGVTLSNYYENVPSYGGWKYDYSGSPAGAIDNLLNWNGDSVKPEFNVTGKSTTDETQYAAYLATRLHATDNLSILLGSRLIDWHRDIEDKPYDGAQTKTKESETGVYIPYAGVVYDVNDTWSLYASYTKIFNPQSSWVRDINNKPLDPMEGTGYEVGVKGSHFDGRLNSSVALFKIEQDNLAIWIDTPGGNTYKSEQGTTTKGAEFTLDGELAEGWQASAGYAYAVSTDADDQRIVTSLPRHSLKTFTSYRLSGILDKVTLGGGVNWQSKTGADLHTFTQGSYAVTNLLARYDFNQHLSASVNLNNVFDREYLSYAGDHGMYGAPRNIMTGIRYNF, encoded by the coding sequence ATGGCCGCCACCGCATCGCCTGTGTGGGCAGCCACCGACAGCCGCTTGCAGCACTACGAGATTGCCCCGGCGCCGCTGGGTGTTGCGCTCAATCAACTGGGCCAGCAAGCCCATTTGCTGTTGACGTTTCCCAATGACCTGGTTGCCGGGCAAACCAGCCCGGGCCTGAGTGGTGACTACACGGTCGAAGGCGCTCTGGAGGCGTTGCTTGCAGGCCGCCAACTCATTGCGGTGCGCCAGCCCGATGGGCAATACATCCTGCAGGGGGCGCCGGCTTCCACCGGCGTGGAGCTCCAGAGCATTTCCATTTCGGGCAAAGCCCCCGGGTCGACGACTGAAGGCACCGGGCTCTACACCACCTACTCGTCCAGCAGTTCGACCCGTCTGAACCTGACGCCCAAGGAAACCCCGCAGTCGTTGACGGTGATGACCCGCCAGCGACTGGATGACCAGCGCCTGACCAACCTCAGCGACACCCTCGATGCCACGCCGGGCATTATTGTGTTGCGCGACGGCCAGGGTGCCGAGTCCGACGGCTATTTCTCTCGCGGCTTCGAGGTTCAGAACTTCGAAATCGACGGCGTACCCACCGTCAAACGCATGGACAACTACACCCAGAGCATGGCCATGTACGACCGCGTGGAAGTGGTACGCGGTGCCACCGGCCTGATCAGCGGCCTGGGCAGCCCTTCGGCGACCATCAACCTGATCCGCAAGCGTCCAACTGCTGAGGCTCAGGCCAGCGTCACCGCAGAAGCTGGCAATTGGGACCGCTATGGCACCGGTTTTGATGTGTCTGGCCCTTTGACCGAAACCGGCAATGTACGCGGTCGCCTGGTCGCTGACTTCAAGACCGAGCGGTCCTGGATAGACCGCTACAAGCAGGACTCGCAACTCATCTACGGCATCACTGAATTTGACCTGAGCGAAGATACCCTGCTGACCATGGGCTTCAGTTATCAGCGCACAGATGTCGATTCGCCGATGCGTTCCGGCCTGCCGACACGTTTCACCGACGGTTCACGCACCCAGCTCAAGCGCTCGCTTAACTCGGCGCAAACCTGGTCGTACAACGACCATGAACAGACCAGCTTTTTCACCTCGATCGAACAGCAGTTTGCCAATGGCTGGAGCGGCAAGGTGGAACTGACCCACTCCGAAAACACCTTTGACGAAGTCTTCAACTACGTCAACGGCGGCCTGAACCCGGATGGCAGCGGAACCACCCAGTTGCCGGTGCGTTTCTCTGGCACCCCGCGCCAGAACAATATCGACGCCTACCTGACCGGCCCATTTGGCCTGCTTGGGCGCGAGCACGAGTTGATCGCCGGCGTGACCTTGTCCAACTACTACGAGAATGTGCCGAGCTACGGCGGCTGGAAATACGACTACTCCGGTTCCCCGGCCGGCGCGATCGACAACCTGCTGAACTGGAATGGTGATTCGGTCAAGCCGGAGTTCAACGTCACCGGCAAATCCACCACCGACGAAACCCAATACGCCGCCTACCTCGCCACGCGCCTGCACGCCACCGATAACCTGAGTATCTTGCTGGGTAGCCGCCTGATCGACTGGCACCGTGACATCGAAGACAAGCCCTACGACGGCGCGCAAACCAAGACCAAGGAATCGGAAACCGGTGTCTACATTCCGTATGCCGGCGTGGTGTACGACGTCAACGACACGTGGTCGTTGTATGCCAGCTATACGAAAATCTTCAACCCGCAATCGTCCTGGGTTCGTGACATCAACAACAAGCCGCTGGACCCGATGGAGGGCACCGGTTACGAAGTGGGTGTGAAAGGCAGCCACTTCGATGGCAGGCTGAACTCCAGCGTCGCCTTGTTCAAGATCGAGCAGGACAACCTGGCAATCTGGATCGACACGCCCGGTGGCAACACCTATAAATCCGAACAGGGCACCACCACCAAAGGCGCCGAGTTCACCCTGGACGGCGAACTGGCCGAAGGCTGGCAGGCATCCGCCGGTTATGCCTATGCCGTCAGCACCGACGCTGACGATCAACGCATCGTGACCTCGCTACCCCGTCACAGCCTGAAGACCTTCACCAGCTATCGCCTATCGGGGATTCTGGACAAGGTCACCCTTGGCGGCGGCGTGAACTGGCAGAGTAAAACCGGTGCCGACCTGCACACCTTTACCCAGGGCAGTTACGCCGTCACCAACCTATTGGCTCGCTACGACTTCAACCAACACTTGAGTGCGTCAGTGAACCTGAACAACGTATTCGACCGCGAATACCTCAGCTATGCCGGCGACCACGGCATGTACGGTGCGCCACGCAACATCATGACGGGCATCAGATACAACTTCTGA
- a CDS encoding NCS1 family nucleobase:cation symporter-1: MASISRSDVDQLDALPADTAGPGQLALSPRLYSADLAPTRAANRTWGRYSLFALWTNDVHNIANYSFAIGLFALGMSGAQILAAFALGALVIYGLMNLSGYMGQKTGLPYPVMCRISFGIHGAQIPALIRAVIAIAWFGIQTYLASVVLRVLLTAIAPDLKAYDQNSILGLSTLGWLTFFGIWCIQVAIFAYGMEMVRRFESITGPIILVAFTGLAGWMYWRSGLSIAWSSGNAPTGSTMWLKVLGAAALWVSLYGTMILNFCDFTRNCPDRRTISVGNFWGLPVNMLGFALIAVVLAGAQFSIDGKLVQGPTEIVAAIPNTAGLVLACLAFLIVTVAVNIMANFVAPAYVLANLAPNLLNFRRAGLLSAGIAVVILPWHLYNSPSVIVYFLGGLGALLGPLYGIIVTDYYLVRRSRVNLPQLYSESPEAAYHYSGGVNLRAVAAFIPAALIAIVLALVPAFESLSQFSWFFGAGLGALIHYAIANRSASYAEVCGESIAVDSAHH, translated from the coding sequence ATGGCGTCGATTTCACGTTCCGATGTTGACCAGCTCGATGCGCTCCCCGCCGATACGGCCGGGCCCGGCCAGCTGGCGTTGAGCCCGCGCCTGTACAGTGCCGACCTTGCACCGACCCGCGCGGCAAACCGCACCTGGGGGCGCTACAGCCTGTTCGCGCTGTGGACCAACGATGTGCATAACATCGCCAACTATTCCTTCGCCATCGGCCTGTTCGCCTTGGGCATGAGTGGCGCGCAGATCCTCGCCGCCTTCGCGCTGGGCGCGCTGGTGATCTACGGCCTGATGAACCTTTCCGGCTACATGGGCCAGAAGACCGGCCTGCCCTACCCCGTCATGTGCCGGATCAGCTTCGGCATCCATGGCGCACAGATTCCGGCACTGATCCGCGCGGTGATCGCCATCGCCTGGTTCGGCATCCAGACCTACCTCGCCTCGGTCGTGCTGCGCGTGCTGCTGACCGCCATCGCGCCAGATCTCAAGGCCTACGATCAGAACTCGATCCTCGGCCTGTCGACCCTGGGCTGGCTCACCTTCTTCGGTATCTGGTGCATACAGGTGGCGATCTTTGCCTATGGCATGGAGATGGTGCGCCGCTTCGAGTCCATCACCGGGCCGATCATCCTGGTCGCTTTCACCGGCCTGGCAGGCTGGATGTACTGGCGCAGTGGCCTGTCGATTGCCTGGTCCAGCGGCAATGCGCCGACCGGCTCCACAATGTGGCTGAAGGTGCTGGGCGCCGCCGCGCTATGGGTCTCGCTGTATGGCACCATGATTCTCAACTTCTGCGACTTTACCCGTAACTGCCCGGACCGGCGCACCATCAGCGTAGGCAACTTCTGGGGCCTGCCGGTGAACATGCTGGGCTTCGCGCTGATTGCCGTGGTGCTGGCCGGTGCGCAGTTCAGCATCGACGGCAAGCTGGTGCAGGGCCCGACCGAGATCGTTGCCGCCATCCCGAACACCGCCGGCCTGGTGCTGGCCTGTCTGGCCTTCCTGATCGTCACCGTGGCGGTGAATATCATGGCCAACTTCGTCGCCCCGGCCTACGTGCTCGCCAACCTGGCGCCGAACCTGCTGAACTTCCGCCGCGCCGGCCTGCTCAGCGCTGGCATCGCGGTGGTGATCCTGCCGTGGCATCTGTACAACAGCCCGTCAGTGATCGTGTACTTCCTCGGTGGCCTGGGCGCCCTGCTCGGCCCGCTGTACGGCATCATCGTCACCGACTACTACCTGGTACGCCGCAGCCGGGTGAACCTGCCGCAGCTGTACAGCGAAAGCCCGGAAGCCGCCTATCACTACAGCGGCGGGGTCAACCTGCGCGCCGTGGCGGCGTTCATCCCGGCTGCACTGATCGCCATCGTGCTGGCGCTGGTGCCGGCGTTCGAGTCGCTGTCGCAGTTCTCCTGGTTCTTCGGCGCCGGCCTGGGCGCGCTGATCCACTACGCCATCGCCAACCGCAGCGCCAGCTACGCCGAGGTTTGCGGTGAAAGCATTGCGGTGGATAGCGCACATCATTGA
- a CDS encoding sigma-70 family RNA polymerase sigma factor, whose protein sequence is MASVDTAQLVALYEQQHRWLRSWLYRQLSCPHRAADLMQDTFMRLLASNEPLEVRQPRPFLAKVARSVLSNHYRRVRLEKAYLDALQMENESVLPDVATQLIIFETLVRLDEALCKLDIAVKKAFLWSQLDGLSHGEIAERLGISIATVKRHIIKAGAQCMLVTEALQ, encoded by the coding sequence ATGGCATCCGTCGACACCGCTCAGCTGGTCGCTCTCTACGAACAGCAACACCGTTGGTTGCGTAGCTGGCTGTATCGGCAATTGAGTTGCCCGCACCGCGCCGCTGACTTGATGCAAGATACCTTCATGCGGCTATTGGCCAGCAACGAGCCGCTCGAAGTCCGCCAGCCACGGCCGTTTCTGGCGAAGGTGGCGCGCAGCGTCTTGTCCAACCACTATCGCCGGGTGCGCCTGGAAAAAGCCTATCTCGATGCGCTGCAGATGGAAAACGAAAGCGTGCTGCCAGACGTGGCGACCCAACTGATTATTTTCGAGACATTGGTTCGGCTCGACGAGGCACTCTGCAAACTGGACATTGCCGTCAAAAAAGCCTTCCTCTGGTCACAGCTGGATGGGCTCAGCCACGGGGAAATTGCCGAGCGGCTGGGCATTTCGATCGCCACCGTAAAGCGCCACATCATCAAGGCGGGTGCGCAATGCATGCTGGTGACGGAAGCGCTGCAATGA
- a CDS encoding FecR domain-containing protein, protein MTISTNALPREPSLSPKMCEQAMEWWLDMQEASFDSPAQAAFMAWRNEHPLHEAAWERALALGEQLNSLRTQGDPNLARQALLVTSREGLSRRRAIKGLALLLSASAATWMARDSEMVSRISADYATGVGEQRRVALASGVSVELNTRSALKARQADHGWHLRLLSGEVLVDTVLNQTLFVETAQVRAQASSARFTVRQFDNGSTQLAVYRGSLQVIPMQASTWASLQAGQQARFGPIGVLDQGALQAGTPAWAEGMIVANGQPLQAFLNELGRYRHGHLGCDSALANLQVWGTYPLADSDRIIDAVAQTLKLDVQRFTRLWVNLRPLAATV, encoded by the coding sequence ATGACGATCAGCACAAACGCCTTGCCCCGAGAACCCTCGCTGTCACCAAAAATGTGTGAACAGGCCATGGAGTGGTGGCTCGATATGCAGGAAGCCAGTTTCGACTCACCGGCACAGGCCGCCTTCATGGCATGGCGTAATGAGCACCCCTTGCATGAGGCTGCCTGGGAAAGAGCCTTGGCGCTGGGGGAACAGCTCAACTCATTGCGCACCCAAGGCGACCCAAACCTTGCCCGGCAGGCCCTGTTGGTCACTTCCCGGGAAGGGTTGAGCAGGCGACGGGCAATCAAGGGCCTGGCCTTGCTGCTGAGCGCAAGCGCAGCTACCTGGATGGCCCGCGACAGCGAAATGGTGTCACGTATCAGCGCCGATTACGCCACTGGCGTTGGTGAGCAGCGACGTGTCGCGCTGGCCTCCGGCGTGTCGGTTGAACTCAATACCCGCAGCGCGTTGAAGGCTCGCCAGGCAGATCATGGCTGGCACCTTCGCTTGTTAAGCGGCGAGGTGCTGGTCGACACGGTGTTGAACCAGACGCTGTTTGTTGAAACCGCCCAGGTTCGGGCTCAGGCGTCTTCGGCACGTTTCACGGTACGGCAGTTTGACAATGGTTCAACGCAGTTGGCGGTCTATCGTGGCTCGCTTCAGGTAATCCCGATGCAAGCCAGCACGTGGGCGTCCCTGCAAGCCGGACAACAGGCACGCTTCGGGCCGATCGGGGTGCTCGATCAAGGTGCGTTGCAAGCGGGTACACCGGCCTGGGCTGAAGGCATGATCGTCGCCAACGGCCAACCGCTCCAGGCGTTTCTCAATGAACTTGGGCGCTATCGTCATGGGCATCTTGGTTGCGACAGTGCCTTGGCCAACCTGCAGGTATGGGGCACCTACCCGTTGGCAGACAGCGATCGGATCATCGATGCCGTCGCCCAGACGCTGAAACTGGATGTGCAGCGCTTCACTCGCCTGTGGGTCAACTTGAGGCCCTTGGCGGCTACCGTCTGA
- a CDS encoding anti-sigma factor — protein MKQTPGDASAEHLDDLAAEYVLGTLSGEQRAAMQGRLATEPALRAAVDAWEARLLELTTRVEPVTPTRRLWGRIERSLEEANPARRQRPAGWQRLGLWQGLSAAGLAASLLLAFALLTKAPPVTTYMVVLVAPSGQAPGWVVQANDASMIELIPLGVDDVPEGMTLQFWTKGDQWRAPVSLGLVKPGEQYRVPLRRLPALEPNQLFELTLEKAGGSTTGAPTGPVKFIGRAVKVI, from the coding sequence ATGAAGCAAACCCCTGGTGATGCCAGCGCCGAGCACCTGGACGACCTGGCGGCTGAGTATGTGCTGGGCACCTTGAGTGGCGAGCAGCGTGCGGCCATGCAGGGCCGGTTGGCAACAGAGCCGGCTTTACGTGCCGCAGTTGACGCATGGGAGGCTCGCCTGCTCGAACTGACCACCCGGGTTGAGCCCGTCACCCCGACCCGCCGCTTATGGGGCCGAATTGAGCGCAGCCTTGAAGAGGCCAACCCGGCCAGGCGCCAACGTCCTGCCGGTTGGCAGCGACTTGGCCTGTGGCAGGGGCTGAGCGCTGCGGGGCTTGCGGCGAGCTTGCTGTTGGCCTTCGCGCTGTTGACCAAGGCGCCGCCTGTGACCACGTACATGGTGGTGCTCGTAGCACCGTCGGGCCAGGCCCCAGGGTGGGTAGTGCAAGCCAACGATGCGAGCATGATCGAACTGATCCCGCTTGGCGTGGACGATGTTCCCGAAGGCATGACCTTGCAGTTCTGGACCAAGGGCGACCAGTGGCGCGCACCTGTTTCGCTGGGGTTGGTCAAACCGGGCGAACAATACCGCGTGCCGCTGAGGCGCTTGCCTGCGCTTGAGCCGAACCAATTGTTTGAACTGACCCTTGAGAAAGCGGGAGGCTCTACCACTGGTGCTCCAACGGGCCCGGTGAAGTTCATCGGCCGTGCAGTGAAAGTGATATGA
- a CDS encoding L,D-transpeptidase, producing MLHVPFGLGLLLAVTLVEAAPLQVPTPAALRSQLESLKPGQFLWYPQVSPVGPVTVVVSLTEQRAYVYRNGIAIGVSTVSSGKAGRETPTGVFSILQKKVEHKSSLYNSAPMPYMERLTWDGIALHAGHLPGYPASHGCVRLPMEFAKKLYEVTGFSSTTVIVSDTNSAPVEVYHPGVLAPTVSDGKAQGPLVLSNQQFWSDPDPTAGPLSILVSRADLRAYVYRGGQLIGSAPALSLEERQHRSGMAVYSLLQKPSALALDGGLPLRWSVVGLSNPEYGNTPYEQLGQLSINPEFRRHLRAAMDVGTMLVITDWASTRDTRSDGKFTVISTEGAEESKPLVKK from the coding sequence ATGTTGCATGTACCGTTTGGCTTGGGCCTTTTACTCGCTGTTACCTTGGTCGAAGCGGCGCCACTCCAGGTGCCCACCCCGGCCGCACTCAGGAGCCAGCTTGAAAGCCTCAAACCTGGCCAGTTTCTCTGGTACCCGCAGGTCTCGCCGGTGGGGCCGGTGACCGTAGTGGTCAGCCTCACCGAGCAACGCGCGTACGTTTATCGCAATGGCATCGCCATCGGCGTCAGCACCGTGAGCAGCGGCAAGGCAGGCCGGGAAACCCCCACCGGGGTATTCAGCATTCTGCAGAAAAAGGTCGAGCATAAGTCCAGCCTCTACAACAGCGCACCGATGCCCTACATGGAGCGCCTGACATGGGACGGCATTGCCCTGCACGCCGGCCACCTACCGGGGTACCCCGCCTCGCATGGATGCGTGCGCCTGCCGATGGAGTTTGCCAAAAAGCTGTATGAAGTCACCGGCTTCAGTTCGACCACGGTTATCGTTTCCGACACCAACAGTGCCCCGGTGGAGGTGTACCACCCCGGTGTGCTGGCGCCCACGGTCAGCGATGGCAAGGCCCAGGGCCCGCTGGTGCTGAGCAACCAGCAATTCTGGAGCGACCCGGACCCGACGGCGGGGCCACTGTCGATCCTGGTCAGTCGTGCCGACTTGCGTGCCTATGTGTATCGCGGTGGGCAGCTGATCGGTTCGGCACCGGCACTTTCGCTTGAAGAGCGACAGCATCGCAGCGGCATGGCGGTGTACTCCCTGCTGCAAAAGCCCTCCGCGCTGGCACTTGATGGCGGGCTACCCCTGCGCTGGTCAGTGGTGGGCCTGAGCAACCCGGAGTACGGAAATACGCCGTATGAGCAACTGGGGCAATTGAGTATCAACCCGGAGTTCCGCCGTCATCTACGCGCGGCGATGGACGTTGGCACGATGCTGGTGATCACCGACTGGGCATCGACCCGGGATACCCGCAGCGATGGAAAATTCACGGTAATCAGCACCGAAGGCGCTGAAGAATCCAAACCATTGGTCAAGAAGTGA